In the Methylomonas rhizoryzae genome, one interval contains:
- a CDS encoding helix-turn-helix domain-containing protein: MAFKHLSLDIDTLTDTEGASTLLAVPAATLIKWRSTGEVRIPFVRIGRQIKYRTLDLKAFIESSTVK; the protein is encoded by the coding sequence ATGGCTTTCAAGCATCTGTCATTAGACATTGACACCCTGACCGACACCGAAGGGGCTTCGACACTGCTAGCGGTTCCGGCCGCCACGCTAATTAAGTGGCGCTCAACTGGCGAAGTTAGAATTCCGTTCGTAAGGATTGGTCGTCAAATCAAGTATCGCACTCTCGACCTAAAGGCATTCATCGAAAGTAGCACGGTCAAATAA
- a CDS encoding restriction endonuclease subunit S: MIRLAECCSFFSGGTPDKSKSEYWKGDIPWFSPKDMKCFDLVNAQDYTNAQATVESAARIVHSGAILVVGRSGVLAHTLPVGIVRQKSAFNQDIKAIIPNDAYDSEFMALYLKSKQSQVLLDGVKRGPTVHSVITGFIEDLEIPVIDILEQRQIAAKLKSQLAEVETARQALQCQLQEIVNLANAYIRESIESTEVVEWNLGDVLDEVKKGIGESWADYPVLGATRDGLAPAKEPPGKQPQRYKPVFSGTVFYNPMRILIGSIAFVDDDDQPGITSPDYVALQGKLGLVDSRWFYYWLRSPYGVQCINSLARGAVRERMLFNRLAEGTILLPPYQEQCRVSKALAQLKSVKSAVQQQLDDLDKIPERLLTKAFNFDNSN, encoded by the coding sequence ATGATTAGACTTGCAGAATGCTGTTCTTTTTTTAGCGGCGGCACACCGGATAAAAGCAAATCTGAGTATTGGAAAGGTGACATACCCTGGTTTTCACCCAAGGATATGAAGTGCTTTGATTTAGTTAATGCCCAAGATTACACCAACGCCCAAGCTACCGTGGAGTCAGCGGCTCGGATAGTCCATTCGGGGGCTATTTTGGTTGTTGGGCGATCAGGTGTATTAGCGCACACACTGCCAGTGGGTATTGTTCGGCAAAAATCGGCGTTTAACCAGGACATCAAAGCTATTATTCCCAACGATGCTTATGATTCAGAGTTTATGGCTCTGTATCTAAAATCAAAGCAGTCACAGGTACTTTTGGATGGCGTCAAGCGAGGACCAACGGTCCACAGTGTGATTACCGGTTTTATCGAAGATTTGGAAATTCCGGTTATTGATATTCTCGAACAACGCCAAATCGCCGCCAAACTCAAATCCCAACTCGCCGAAGTGGAAACTGCCCGGCAGGCTTTGCAATGTCAGCTACAAGAAATCGTCAATCTGGCCAATGCCTACATCCGCGAAAGCATCGAAAGCACCGAGGTCGTGGAATGGAATCTCGGCGATGTGCTGGATGAGGTTAAAAAAGGCATCGGTGAAAGCTGGGCCGATTATCCGGTACTTGGCGCAACCCGCGATGGCTTGGCTCCCGCCAAGGAACCACCCGGCAAACAACCGCAACGCTATAAACCCGTATTCAGCGGCACGGTGTTTTACAACCCGATGCGTATCTTGATCGGCTCGATTGCCTTCGTCGATGACGACGATCAGCCCGGCATCACCAGCCCCGATTATGTCGCCTTGCAAGGCAAACTCGGCTTGGTCGATTCCCGCTGGTTTTATTACTGGTTGCGCTCACCGTATGGCGTGCAGTGCATCAATTCATTAGCACGTGGCGCGGTGCGCGAACGGATGCTGTTCAACCGCTTGGCCGAAGGTACGATCCTGCTGCCGCCGTATCAAGAGCAATGCCGGGTTTCAAAAGCATTGGCGCAATTGAAATCGGTCAAATCCGCCGTTCAACAACAACTCGACGACCTCGATAAAATCCCGGAACGCTTGTTAACCAAAGCCTTTAACTTCGATAATTCCAACTGA
- a CDS encoding type II toxin-antitoxin system MqsA family antitoxin has product MKCPSCGAVELVKDTRDLSYTYKGESTTIPDVTGEFCPACDEVITDADESRRTMALMMEFNKQVNASIVDPGFIASVRKKLALDQREAGELFGGGINAFSRYETGKTKPPLALVKLLKVLDRHPDLLDEIRAA; this is encoded by the coding sequence ATGAAATGTCCGTCTTGCGGGGCTGTAGAGTTGGTAAAAGACACTCGAGACCTGTCTTATACCTATAAAGGCGAATCGACGACTATCCCGGACGTAACCGGCGAGTTTTGCCCGGCTTGTGATGAAGTGATTACCGATGCCGACGAGTCACGGCGAACCATGGCTTTGATGATGGAGTTTAACAAACAGGTGAATGCTTCAATCGTTGACCCAGGATTTATCGCCAGTGTCCGTAAAAAGCTGGCGCTTGACCAACGGGAAGCAGGAGAACTTTTCGGCGGCGGTATCAATGCGTTTTCCCGATATGAAACCGGCAAAACCAAGCCACCGCTAGCGCTGGTAAAGTTGCTGAAAGTTTTAGACCGTCACCCGGATTTACTGGACGAGATACGGGCTGCATAA
- a CDS encoding GntR family transcriptional regulator — translation MAKKKPKLGYDQRGGVLAVSRAMRESFTYESMPPAAKVLMDLLQLQWRNDRHVAYGVREAAKKIGCKPDTASKAFNILRERGFIVCADEALFNSKGGSKTREWRLTWMPFEWKNPTHDWEKWQPQK, via the coding sequence ATGGCAAAGAAAAAACCAAAGCTGGGGTATGACCAGAGAGGCGGCGTTTTAGCTGTCTCTCGGGCCATGCGTGAATCGTTTACTTATGAGTCGATGCCACCGGCTGCCAAAGTATTAATGGATTTATTGCAGCTCCAATGGCGCAATGATCGGCATGTTGCCTATGGTGTAAGGGAAGCCGCAAAGAAAATCGGGTGTAAGCCTGATACCGCTAGCAAGGCCTTTAATATCCTTCGTGAGCGTGGCTTTATCGTTTGCGCTGATGAAGCGTTATTCAACAGCAAAGGAGGCAGCAAAACGAGGGAATGGCGCTTAACCTGGATGCCGTTTGAATGGAAAAATCCAACGCACGATTGGGAAAAATGGCAGCCACAAAAATAA
- a CDS encoding retropepsin-like aspartic protease produces the protein MRFQQHINNVLKINVILDSGAADVSIATDVATTLIRTGTIEKFDWLEGKVYTFADGSSAKSERFKLRSIVIGKRELHNVTCRIDNSIHAPILLGQSALRQLGRYTIDYKKGVIQFE, from the coding sequence ATGAGATTCCAGCAACACATTAACAATGTTTTGAAAATAAATGTAATCCTCGATAGCGGTGCAGCAGATGTTAGCATTGCTACAGATGTTGCAACGACTCTAATTCGGACTGGTACGATTGAAAAATTCGATTGGCTTGAGGGCAAGGTGTATACATTTGCAGATGGCTCTAGCGCAAAAAGCGAAAGATTTAAATTGAGGTCCATAGTAATTGGTAAAAGGGAATTACATAATGTAACCTGCAGGATTGATAACTCTATTCATGCGCCGATACTTCTTGGTCAAAGCGCTCTACGCCAGCTTGGAAGATACACAATTGACTATAAAAAGGGCGTTATTCAGTTCGAATAA
- a CDS encoding type II toxin-antitoxin system MqsR family toxin, protein MEKQTPHCKLPAIKALVANGKVRTTKSAREGATALGFDYDGMLVVIMSLTPADFYKSMTTHADHKVWQDVYRPNTVAGDVYLKLTVIDDVLVVSFKEL, encoded by the coding sequence ATGGAAAAACAGACACCCCATTGCAAGCTGCCGGCTATTAAAGCACTGGTAGCCAATGGCAAAGTTAGGACGACTAAGAGCGCACGAGAAGGAGCGACGGCTTTGGGGTTTGATTATGATGGCATGCTGGTGGTAATTATGAGCTTAACACCCGCTGACTTTTACAAGAGCATGACCACTCACGCCGACCATAAGGTTTGGCAAGACGTTTACCGGCCTAATACTGTGGCTGGGGATGTTTACCTGAAACTAACTGTTATCGATGATGTTCTAGTGGTTTCGTTTAAGGAGTTGTAA
- a CDS encoding DEAD/DEAH box helicase family protein: protein MSYNEAETRYYLIDPVLRDKGYDDASKLKLETPAPVEAIGHKGRRGGAGRTDYLLCVQTPDAAKPLPVGVLEAKKENADPLQGMQQAKGYAECSRFHVQYVFATNGHLYGEFDKTTGLQHGPHPFKDNFPTHAELTQRYFNDTGIDLSQPQAALLFTADSKAYPKSRYYQDAAIRACFEKILRCELEQKPCRVLLALATGAGKTVIAANLLWRLQQAGRLTKPALFLCDRDELRTQGYNKLKAAFGGSVRIVETVNGHNAAKNARIHIATYQTLGLDDEDKGTASFLTEHYPPDSFSVIIIDECHRSAFGRWSEVLLRSPNAVQIGLTATPRQLRESKKHTAEDAQITADNHKYFGEPVYEYDLIKAQEDGYLAACEIVKRKASIDDTVFSKAEILAAKPKDIRTGQPITEADLTKDQYTGKDFDDELFIELRTPKMCADLFKLLCQNGGPEQKVIIFCTRDIHADRVVQQMNNLYVQWCKQHGQTPKDHYAFKCTSNGGRDMIQPMRGSGERAFIACTVDLLATGVDIERLNAVVFFRYLESSILFYQMVGRGTRIDEETQKYKFWLYDYTGVTDLFGTDFITASSQAKKKRSGGDDEDGEGGDDGGDTGGTDNQPAVAEIKGQYVSISGEGRFILTQRDGKAYKMPLDEYRREILQRVVKEARNLHDFRQLWIATQKRRELINHLLGEHFSPEVLRELEDMREFDYYDLFAHLGYRAQALTRPQRGQGYLDGNQSWFADMPVNAAIVLQGFGKQFSLGGTDALEIKEFWDVPDIRQAGGLAALEKLGKPVEVILQAKGRLFGV, encoded by the coding sequence ATGAGTTATAACGAAGCCGAAACCCGTTACTATCTCATCGATCCGGTTCTGCGTGACAAAGGCTATGACGACGCCAGCAAACTCAAACTGGAGACACCCGCGCCGGTAGAGGCCATCGGCCACAAAGGTCGCAGGGGCGGTGCCGGTCGTACTGATTATCTGCTTTGCGTACAAACGCCCGATGCCGCCAAACCCTTGCCGGTTGGCGTCCTGGAAGCCAAGAAAGAAAACGCCGATCCACTGCAAGGCATGCAGCAAGCTAAGGGTTACGCTGAGTGCAGCCGCTTCCATGTGCAATACGTGTTCGCCACCAATGGCCACTTATACGGCGAGTTCGATAAAACCACCGGCTTGCAGCATGGGCCGCATCCCTTTAAAGACAACTTTCCCACCCATGCCGAACTCACCCAGCGTTATTTCAACGACACTGGTATCGACCTGAGTCAACCGCAAGCCGCACTACTATTCACCGCCGACAGCAAAGCCTACCCCAAAAGCCGTTACTACCAGGATGCCGCGATTCGCGCCTGCTTCGAGAAAATTCTGCGCTGCGAATTGGAACAAAAGCCTTGCCGAGTATTGTTGGCGTTAGCCACCGGAGCCGGTAAAACCGTCATCGCCGCCAACTTGCTGTGGCGCTTGCAACAAGCCGGACGTTTGACCAAACCGGCGCTGTTTTTATGCGACCGCGACGAACTGCGCACCCAAGGCTATAACAAACTAAAAGCCGCTTTCGGCGGTAGCGTGCGCATCGTCGAAACCGTCAACGGCCACAATGCCGCCAAAAACGCCCGCATCCACATCGCCACCTACCAAACCTTGGGCTTGGACGATGAGGACAAAGGCACAGCCAGCTTTTTAACCGAACATTACCCGCCGGACTCGTTCAGCGTCATCATCATCGACGAATGCCACCGCTCTGCCTTCGGTCGTTGGTCAGAAGTGTTGCTGCGTAGCCCGAATGCTGTGCAAATTGGTTTAACAGCTACGCCCAGGCAACTGCGCGAATCCAAAAAACACACCGCCGAAGATGCGCAAATTACTGCGGATAACCATAAATACTTCGGCGAACCGGTCTACGAATACGACTTAATCAAAGCCCAGGAAGACGGCTATCTGGCCGCCTGCGAAATCGTCAAACGCAAAGCCAGCATCGACGATACCGTGTTTAGCAAAGCCGAAATTCTCGCCGCCAAACCCAAAGACATCCGCACCGGTCAACCCATTACCGAAGCCGATCTGACCAAAGACCAATACACCGGCAAAGACTTCGACGACGAACTGTTCATCGAACTGCGCACGCCGAAAATGTGCGCCGACTTGTTTAAACTGTTGTGCCAGAACGGCGGCCCGGAACAAAAGGTGATCATCTTCTGCACCCGCGACATCCACGCCGACCGCGTCGTTCAGCAGATGAACAACCTGTATGTGCAGTGGTGCAAACAACACGGCCAAACGCCCAAAGACCATTACGCCTTCAAATGCACCTCCAACGGTGGCCGGGACATGATCCAGCCGATGCGCGGTTCCGGCGAGCGCGCCTTTATCGCCTGCACCGTCGATTTACTGGCCACCGGCGTCGACATCGAGCGCTTGAATGCCGTGGTGTTTTTCCGCTACCTGGAATCCAGCATCCTGTTTTATCAAATGGTCGGGCGCGGCACCCGCATCGACGAAGAAACCCAAAAATACAAATTCTGGCTTTACGACTACACCGGCGTCACCGACTTGTTCGGCACCGACTTCATCACCGCCTCCAGCCAAGCCAAAAAGAAAAGGTCGGGCGGCGACGATGAAGACGGCGAAGGTGGCGACGACGGTGGTGATACTGGAGGTACTGACAACCAGCCCGCCGTGGCCGAGATCAAAGGCCAATATGTCAGCATCAGCGGTGAGGGCCGTTTCATCCTGACCCAGCGCGACGGCAAGGCCTACAAAATGCCGCTGGACGAATACCGCCGGGAAATATTGCAACGGGTGGTGAAGGAAGCGCGTAACCTGCACGATTTTCGGCAACTGTGGATAGCCACCCAAAAGCGCCGCGAATTGATCAACCACCTACTGGGCGAGCATTTCTCGCCGGAAGTGCTGCGCGAACTGGAAGACATGCGCGAGTTTGATTATTACGACCTGTTCGCCCATCTGGGTTATCGCGCCCAGGCCTTGACCCGCCCGCAACGTGGCCAAGGCTATCTGGATGGCAACCAAAGCTGGTTTGCCGATATGCCCGTCAATGCCGCGATCGTGCTGCAAGGCTTTGGCAAACAGTTCAGCCTGGGCGGCACCGATGCGCTAGAAATCAAGGAGTTTTGGGACGTGCCGGACATCCGGCAAGCGGGCGGCTTGGCGGCCTTGGAAAAATTGGGCAAACCGGTGGAGGTGATTTTGCAGGCTAAGGGCAGGTTGTTTGGGGTATGA
- a CDS encoding death domain-containing protein yields MKDIQPIFATEAIETSETCNTCRSLSNDDFMTGIFGEIASNERPVTVSFTGNPAEVSSGKWFGKPWIAGKTPLPPDSNNYVSFATYKPDQGGKHRRQKKHFAALHAVMLDDIGSKVPLDRISVEPSWMIETSKDNFQIGFILEQPITNPTEADLLLDAIIEAGLTDSGANGPCALLGRLPRAINGKYLNDDGSYWPCILRAWQPNRRYTVQALTEALEIDLKETSQERRSSKDISLIDRDHDDVHIPRANENPVIAALKESGRYKQPLGEGKHDITCPWLHEHTNQTDQGTAYFEPSESYPLGGFKCMHGHCVHRRVSALHEFLGVSKIAAKHKPIILVQAGEIPRIVDATEQELSKTLRHYQRGGVIVSITTDPGTKATMVKQLSLASLTRAVAGLAVWQRFDKRSDEWVTCDPPEKHVRFLHDASVYPHLPVLNGIARQPYLRPDGSLVSQSGYDFETGMFGVFSGKEFSIPSIPTRPEAEQALAVLSDLLGEFAFKSRNDLAAALSAILTATIRASLPQAPLFHCKAHSISSGKSYLCELFTAFATPQRGTPHAFPADDEECRKMLLAELLTAPAVIEFDNLTSDLIPHKSLCTALTSEFVSGRILGQSKTAEVNTRVLLLSSGNNVDPVRDMTRRTITISLDPACEIPAAREFNKQPVLEIRNNRGYFVSLALTIIRAWICAGHPKTECKNIATYTDWSNLCRHPLLWLGLPDPAASMFESMLEDPDREQLGHMLHGWHDRFGNEALMIRDALKRIGFDDEPLWDVINDIAGERDGIINRNRLGWWLKRHAGRVVDGLRFVKDDSSRGSVKWKVQVLQASQVSVASAPKNVTPLFTPTNAYAQASRGL; encoded by the coding sequence ATGAAAGATATTCAGCCAATTTTTGCAACCGAAGCGATTGAAACCAGCGAAACCTGCAATACCTGCAGATCACTATCAAATGATGACTTTATGACTGGCATTTTTGGAGAAATTGCCAGCAATGAGCGCCCTGTTACGGTCAGTTTTACCGGAAACCCTGCCGAAGTAAGCAGTGGCAAATGGTTTGGAAAGCCTTGGATAGCTGGTAAAACACCATTGCCACCTGACAGTAATAATTATGTCAGCTTCGCCACTTACAAGCCCGACCAAGGAGGCAAGCACCGCAGACAGAAAAAGCATTTTGCAGCCCTGCATGCGGTCATGTTAGATGACATTGGCAGCAAAGTGCCGTTAGATCGAATTAGCGTTGAGCCTAGTTGGATGATTGAAACCTCGAAAGACAACTTTCAAATAGGTTTCATACTGGAGCAACCTATCACCAACCCTACCGAAGCCGACCTCTTATTGGATGCCATCATCGAAGCAGGGCTTACTGACTCTGGCGCAAATGGCCCCTGTGCTCTATTGGGACGCTTACCCAGGGCGATTAACGGCAAGTATCTAAACGACGATGGCTCTTATTGGCCATGCATATTACGAGCGTGGCAACCAAATCGTCGGTATACGGTGCAGGCTCTTACTGAAGCTCTGGAGATTGATTTGAAGGAAACTTCTCAAGAACGACGATCATCCAAGGACATTAGCTTGATTGATCGCGATCATGATGACGTTCATATCCCGCGCGCCAATGAAAACCCGGTCATTGCTGCACTTAAAGAATCAGGCCGATACAAGCAACCATTGGGCGAGGGTAAACATGATATTACCTGTCCTTGGCTGCATGAGCATACTAACCAAACTGACCAGGGAACTGCCTATTTCGAACCTAGCGAAAGCTATCCGTTGGGCGGTTTTAAATGTATGCATGGACATTGTGTACATCGGAGAGTTAGCGCGTTGCATGAGTTCTTGGGGGTCAGCAAGATCGCTGCTAAACATAAACCGATTATTCTGGTTCAAGCTGGAGAAATACCACGGATCGTCGATGCCACGGAGCAGGAATTATCGAAAACCCTCAGGCACTACCAACGCGGCGGCGTGATTGTCAGCATTACCACTGACCCAGGCACGAAGGCAACAATGGTAAAACAGCTGTCACTTGCTAGCCTTACGCGTGCGGTTGCTGGATTGGCTGTTTGGCAAAGATTCGATAAACGTAGCGATGAATGGGTAACCTGTGACCCACCCGAAAAGCATGTACGGTTTTTACATGATGCTTCGGTTTATCCTCATTTACCGGTACTGAACGGCATAGCCCGACAGCCTTACTTGAGGCCGGATGGCAGCCTTGTCAGCCAATCTGGATATGATTTTGAAACTGGCATGTTCGGGGTGTTTAGTGGCAAGGAATTTAGCATTCCGTCAATCCCGACACGGCCGGAAGCAGAGCAAGCGTTAGCAGTCTTATCTGATCTTTTGGGTGAATTCGCGTTCAAATCCCGTAACGATTTGGCTGCGGCACTTTCTGCCATTTTGACGGCAACAATAAGGGCATCACTGCCACAAGCACCACTTTTTCATTGCAAGGCTCATAGTATCTCTAGCGGCAAAAGTTATTTGTGCGAATTATTCACGGCCTTTGCCACACCCCAGCGAGGTACACCACATGCATTTCCGGCCGATGACGAAGAATGTAGAAAAATGCTGTTGGCGGAATTACTTACGGCCCCTGCCGTCATTGAGTTCGACAATTTGACCAGTGACCTGATCCCGCACAAATCACTTTGTACTGCGCTAACCAGCGAATTTGTCTCTGGACGCATTCTAGGTCAAAGCAAAACAGCAGAAGTTAATACTCGTGTTTTGCTTTTGTCGAGTGGCAACAATGTTGATCCAGTGAGAGATATGACGCGTAGAACGATCACTATTTCGCTTGACCCCGCTTGTGAAATACCTGCCGCGCGGGAATTTAACAAACAGCCGGTGTTAGAGATTAGAAATAATCGCGGATACTTTGTCTCCCTTGCTCTGACCATTATTCGTGCCTGGATATGCGCTGGTCACCCAAAAACTGAGTGTAAAAACATTGCGACCTATACAGACTGGTCAAACCTTTGTCGTCACCCCTTACTCTGGTTGGGACTACCTGACCCTGCCGCCAGCATGTTTGAGTCCATGCTTGAAGATCCTGATCGCGAGCAACTTGGACACATGCTTCATGGCTGGCATGACCGTTTTGGAAACGAGGCGCTCATGATTAGAGATGCATTGAAACGTATCGGTTTTGACGATGAGCCTCTTTGGGATGTCATCAACGACATCGCCGGCGAGAGGGATGGCATTATCAATAGAAACCGGCTTGGTTGGTGGTTAAAGCGGCATGCAGGGCGCGTGGTCGATGGTTTACGTTTTGTAAAAGATGATTCAAGTCGCGGATCGGTAAAGTGGAAAGTGCAGGTATTGCAGGCTTCGCAGGTATCCGTGGCATCAGCTCCAAAAAATGTCACGCCGCTTTTTACCCCCACTAATGCATACGCCCAAGCTAGTCGCGGCTTATAG
- a CDS encoding KilA-N domain-containing protein has product MKSLSLIISDKPIRYDSFGRFSLNDLHKSAGGEKRHAPNEFLRLIATQALIKELTGNSRFAAVESIKGGSCPGTYVVKELVYAYAMWISPAFHLQVIRAYDALTTHQHPGEISRLQLLEIALQAEQERLELAEKLGRLEARLDSIERYSATEPPVKAMQSGKRLYTVKQTVEAYPAFKEGGLRHLIFHADGHKPNGFGCCIRRIGRKVLIDADSFEAWIAQH; this is encoded by the coding sequence ATGAAATCGCTTTCGCTTATAATCTCCGATAAACCCATTCGTTATGACTCATTCGGCAGATTTAGTCTGAATGATTTACACAAATCAGCAGGCGGGGAAAAACGCCACGCACCTAATGAGTTTTTAAGGCTGATCGCAACTCAGGCGCTTATCAAAGAGCTAACCGGCAATTCCCGGTTTGCAGCTGTTGAATCCATCAAAGGCGGAAGTTGTCCCGGCACCTACGTGGTCAAGGAATTGGTCTATGCCTACGCCATGTGGATTAGTCCTGCATTTCACTTGCAAGTTATCCGGGCCTATGACGCCTTAACGACGCACCAGCACCCCGGCGAAATTAGCCGCCTACAATTGCTGGAAATCGCTCTACAAGCCGAGCAGGAGCGCTTAGAACTTGCGGAGAAATTAGGCAGGCTCGAAGCTAGGTTGGACAGCATCGAACGCTACAGCGCCACAGAGCCCCCCGTAAAAGCGATGCAATCGGGTAAACGGCTTTATACGGTAAAGCAAACTGTCGAAGCCTACCCTGCTTTCAAAGAGGGCGGCTTACGGCATTTGATATTTCATGCCGATGGTCATAAGCCCAACGGCTTTGGGTGCTGCATTAGACGGATTGGGCGAAAGGTGCTGATTGACGCAGATAGCTTTGAAGCCTGGATAGCGCAGCATTAA
- a CDS encoding DUF5681 domain-containing protein — translation MPTPKFKPGQSGNPKGRPKDKTPATLLRKSIAYDMPEIVKTLVELAKGGDVQAAKVLLDRICPPLRPQALPIALPVNGSLSEQGNEIIRATMAGTIPPDIGSQLITALAHQAKIIEIDELTKRIDALEQRQ, via the coding sequence ATGCCGACTCCGAAATTTAAACCAGGTCAATCCGGCAACCCAAAGGGCAGGCCAAAGGACAAAACCCCGGCCACATTGCTTAGAAAGTCGATAGCCTATGACATGCCGGAAATCGTTAAAACCCTGGTCGAATTGGCCAAGGGCGGCGATGTTCAAGCCGCCAAAGTGCTACTGGATAGGATTTGCCCACCACTTAGGCCGCAAGCTTTGCCTATTGCTTTACCGGTTAATGGTTCGTTATCTGAACAAGGCAACGAAATCATCAGGGCAACCATGGCCGGAACAATTCCGCCGGACATTGGCAGCCAATTGATAACGGCGCTGGCGCATCAAGCCAAGATTATCGAAATCGACGAACTGACAAAACGGATTGATGCCTTGGAGCAACGGCAATGA